From the Candidatus Cloacimonadota bacterium genome, one window contains:
- the dnaX gene encoding DNA polymerase III subunit gamma/tau: MSYLVLARKYRPQTFDEVYAQDHITQILKNTIELDRTAQAYLFTGPRGVGKTSLARIFSKSLNCLNGGPTVSPCNECTNCKEITDGISADVIEIDGASNTGVDDIRDLQKELMYSPSNSNFKIYIIDEVHMLSKNAFNALLKTLEEPPEKVIFIFATTEPHKVLPTIISRCQRFDFRRIPIPSILERLKKICETEKVKIDEKALYVIAKKADGSMRDSLSLMDQVLAYGKGKISLSDILSIFGIVHSEIYQKIIASISEKKTIVMVKLFQQILEKGNDIQEFINGLLDYIRNVLFIKIGLDVPEIPDSEKKILKDLGKSFEENDLLYLISLLIKTKTDIKTSNNPILISEMAFIKMAKISEMKSIEEIVSSISSTDNQQELPLKSVPSLKRSEKKLHKKTEKVIKEITREVKQEKPKLKNITIDDYKKDKEIILNKLKKEKPIAATYLNNCMIDHISNNFIHYDVGSSTAYKILDDEKNIISAIISEHFNLKIKIDFTLKKVKKEKVITNPTIEDIRRESPKLAEFIEITDSIIS, from the coding sequence ATGTCATATTTAGTTCTGGCGCGAAAATATAGACCGCAAACTTTTGACGAAGTTTACGCACAAGATCATATCACACAGATTTTGAAAAACACGATCGAACTCGATAGAACTGCTCAAGCATATTTATTTACCGGACCACGAGGAGTCGGGAAAACCTCTTTAGCGAGGATTTTCTCCAAAAGTCTGAATTGTCTAAATGGAGGACCAACAGTTAGTCCCTGTAATGAATGTACGAATTGTAAGGAAATCACAGACGGAATTTCAGCAGATGTGATTGAGATCGACGGAGCTTCCAATACCGGTGTTGATGATATTCGGGATTTGCAGAAAGAATTAATGTATTCACCTTCTAACTCTAATTTTAAGATCTATATCATCGATGAAGTTCACATGCTCTCCAAAAATGCTTTTAATGCTCTTCTGAAAACCCTGGAAGAACCTCCGGAAAAAGTTATTTTCATTTTTGCTACCACGGAACCGCATAAAGTTCTGCCAACTATAATTTCCCGCTGTCAGCGTTTCGATTTCAGGAGAATTCCAATTCCTTCGATATTAGAAAGGTTGAAGAAAATTTGTGAAACAGAAAAAGTAAAAATCGATGAAAAGGCATTGTATGTCATCGCAAAAAAGGCAGACGGCAGTATGAGAGATTCACTATCTTTGATGGACCAGGTTTTGGCTTATGGAAAAGGTAAAATATCACTTTCGGATATTCTCTCGATTTTCGGGATAGTTCATTCTGAAATCTATCAAAAGATAATTGCTTCGATTTCCGAAAAAAAGACAATCGTGATGGTGAAATTGTTCCAGCAAATTCTGGAAAAAGGGAATGATATCCAGGAATTTATCAATGGATTACTGGATTATATCAGGAATGTATTATTTATTAAGATAGGTTTGGATGTTCCTGAAATTCCTGACTCTGAGAAAAAAATACTCAAAGATTTAGGTAAAAGTTTTGAAGAAAATGATCTTTTGTATCTGATCTCATTATTGATAAAAACAAAAACCGATATTAAGACAAGTAATAATCCAATTTTAATATCAGAAATGGCTTTTATTAAAATGGCAAAAATCTCTGAAATGAAGTCTATCGAAGAAATTGTCAGTTCCATTTCCAGTACTGATAATCAACAGGAATTGCCTTTGAAATCTGTTCCTTCTTTGAAAAGATCAGAAAAAAAACTGCATAAAAAAACTGAGAAAGTAATAAAGGAAATTACCAGGGAAGTTAAGCAGGAAAAACCTAAACTGAAAAATATTACGATAGATGATTATAAAAAAGATAAAGAAATAATTCTAAATAAACTCAAAAAAGAAAAACCAATTGCTGCAACTTATTTGAATAATTGTATGATAGACCATATTTCTAATAATTTTATTCATTATGATGTAGGTAGTTCTACTGCTTATAAGATTTTAGATGATGAAAAAAATATAATTTCCGCTATTATTTCCGAACATTTCAATCTCAAAATAAAAATTGATTTCACTTTGAAAAAAGTTAAAAAAGAAAAAGTAATAACTAATCCAACGATCGAAGATATCCGCAGAGAATCACCAAAATTAGCAGAATTTATTGAGATTACAGATTCAATCATTTCTTAA